In Primulina eburnea isolate SZY01 chromosome 5, ASM2296580v1, whole genome shotgun sequence, a single window of DNA contains:
- the LOC140832496 gene encoding HMG1/2-like protein isoform X1 yields MVSARASFAEMKTGGRSKGAAKKDTKEALKPVDDRKIGKRKVAAKPSKPKATKAKKDPNKPKRPPSAFFVFLEEFRKTFKKENPNVKAVSAVGKAGGEKWKSMSAAEKAPYEAKAAKKKAEYEKLMNAYNKKQESSADQGDEGSERSGSEVHDDDDEESDHDDDDEDEE; encoded by the exons ATGGTTTCTGCTA GAGCTTCCTTTGCTGAAATGAAGACTGGCGGAAGGAGTAAAGGGGCTGCAAAAAAGGACACAAAAGAAGCATTGAAACCGGTTGATGATAG AAAGATTGGGAAAAGGAAGGTTGCTGCGAAGCCAAGTAAACCAAAGGCTACTAAGGCCAAGAAAGACCCTAACAAGCCCAAGAGACCCCCTAGTGCTTTCTTTGTGTTCCT TGAAGAGTTTAGAAAGACTTTCAAAAAGGAAAATCCTAACGTCAAGGCCGTCTCAGCT GTCGGGAAAGCTGGAGGAGAGAAGTGGAAATCGATGAGTGCAGCT GAAAAAGCTCCTTATGAAGCTAAAGCTGCAAAGAAGAAGGCCGAGTATGAAAAACTAATGAATGCCTACAACAAAAAACAG GAGAGTTCTGCTGATCAGGGGGACGAAGGATCTGAGAGGTCTGGATCAGAAGTTCACGATGACGATGACGAGGAGAGCGACCAC GACGACGATGATGAGGATGAAGAGTGA
- the LOC140832496 gene encoding HMG1/2-like protein isoform X2 translates to MKTGGRSKGAAKKDTKEALKPVDDRKIGKRKVAAKPSKPKATKAKKDPNKPKRPPSAFFVFLEEFRKTFKKENPNVKAVSAVGKAGGEKWKSMSAAEKAPYEAKAAKKKAEYEKLMNAYNKKQESSADQGDEGSERSGSEVHDDDDEESDHDDDDEDEE, encoded by the exons ATGAAGACTGGCGGAAGGAGTAAAGGGGCTGCAAAAAAGGACACAAAAGAAGCATTGAAACCGGTTGATGATAG AAAGATTGGGAAAAGGAAGGTTGCTGCGAAGCCAAGTAAACCAAAGGCTACTAAGGCCAAGAAAGACCCTAACAAGCCCAAGAGACCCCCTAGTGCTTTCTTTGTGTTCCT TGAAGAGTTTAGAAAGACTTTCAAAAAGGAAAATCCTAACGTCAAGGCCGTCTCAGCT GTCGGGAAAGCTGGAGGAGAGAAGTGGAAATCGATGAGTGCAGCT GAAAAAGCTCCTTATGAAGCTAAAGCTGCAAAGAAGAAGGCCGAGTATGAAAAACTAATGAATGCCTACAACAAAAAACAG GAGAGTTCTGCTGATCAGGGGGACGAAGGATCTGAGAGGTCTGGATCAGAAGTTCACGATGACGATGACGAGGAGAGCGACCAC GACGACGATGATGAGGATGAAGAGTGA